One genomic region from Jiangella sp. DSM 45060 encodes:
- a CDS encoding MarR family transcriptional regulator yields MSLTSAATLATLHRTGPRRITDLAAIEGVTQPAMTVLVRVMEESGLVERRGDASDKRVTLVCLTEAGASYVQTRRQAGADAFARLIDDLADDEVDALVAALPALAHLAELESQDREGPKR; encoded by the coding sequence ATGAGCCTGACGTCCGCCGCCACCCTGGCGACCCTGCACAGGACCGGCCCGCGGCGCATCACCGATCTGGCCGCGATCGAGGGCGTTACCCAGCCCGCGATGACCGTGCTGGTCCGGGTGATGGAGGAGTCCGGCCTGGTCGAGCGGCGAGGCGACGCGTCCGACAAGCGGGTCACGCTGGTTTGTCTGACCGAGGCCGGCGCGTCGTACGTTCAGACGCGACGCCAGGCGGGCGCCGATGCGTTCGCGCGGCTGATCGACGATCTTGCCGACGACGAGGTCGATGCCCTGGTGGCGGCACTTCCGGCGCTGGCGCACCTGGCAGAGCTCGAAAGCCAGGACCGTGAGGGGCCGAAACGGTGA
- a CDS encoding IclR family transcriptional regulator codes for MTEALPLPPSGGSVEKAFALVAELAAGAGPQRLGDLAARVGITKPTAHRLLRSLTALGYVRPLGAGAYTVGPALVGVAAATLGALKDRPLVRRSLDDLHVRTGLTTSYAIRSGAAAVVVDNVEPDQAYRVSPRLGVPVPLDDCAAGVAMLAAAEGTALPGGYAYDDGEPVRSLAAAVTHHRGAVAGALVVSGLSFTLNAESAGVLGPLVAEQARLLSATLQAMLPPEAAEGIA; via the coding sequence GTGACCGAGGCCTTACCACTGCCGCCGTCGGGCGGGTCCGTCGAGAAGGCGTTCGCGCTGGTCGCCGAGTTGGCGGCCGGTGCGGGCCCGCAGCGGCTCGGCGACCTCGCCGCGCGCGTCGGCATCACCAAACCGACCGCGCACCGGCTGCTGCGGTCGCTGACCGCGCTCGGCTACGTCCGCCCGCTCGGCGCCGGTGCCTACACGGTCGGCCCCGCGCTGGTCGGCGTGGCAGCCGCGACGCTGGGCGCGCTGAAGGACCGGCCGCTGGTCCGCCGCAGCCTCGACGACCTGCACGTGCGCACCGGCCTGACCACGTCGTACGCCATCCGGTCCGGCGCCGCGGCCGTCGTCGTCGACAACGTCGAGCCCGATCAGGCCTACCGCGTCTCGCCCCGGCTGGGCGTGCCGGTGCCGCTGGACGACTGCGCGGCCGGGGTGGCCATGCTGGCCGCCGCCGAGGGCACGGCCCTGCCCGGTGGCTACGCCTACGACGACGGCGAGCCGGTGCGCTCGCTGGCCGCGGCCGTCACCCACCACCGCGGCGCGGTGGCCGGCGCGCTGGTCGTCAGCGGGCTGAGCTTCACGCTGAACGCCGAGTCCGCCGGCGTGCTCGGTCCGCTGGTCGCCGAGCAGGCCCGGCTGCTGTCGGCGACGCTGCAGGCCATGCTGCCGCCCGAGGCCGCCGAGGGCATCGCGTGA
- a CDS encoding serine hydrolase, whose amino-acid sequence MSAARIEALLARARDERVFSAAAWSVGTADGELAGGVLGTRSWDGPALERGDLFDLASVTKPIAGLAVMALLEEGALTLGTTVGDLLPFFRGSTKEALTARDLMLHTSGLPGQVPMYRDHPTREAMLDGLWTLPPRRPPGEAVEYSSQGLMLLGMMAEAAASATLDVLVERYVAAPAGVSSLRFAPGPGERERCVATEDCPWRGRVVTGEVHDENAVVLGGVAAHAGLFGGVDDLARLGRALLANRTERVLLHPATFAAMTRPRTVHLGEVRALTWQGYDDTGSPAGDLVGPATFGHTGFTGTSLFADPELGRYFVLLTNRVHPSRAGAGIVAVRRAFHNLAVLS is encoded by the coding sequence GTGAGCGCCGCGCGCATCGAGGCGCTGCTGGCCCGCGCCCGCGACGAGCGGGTGTTCTCCGCCGCGGCGTGGTCGGTCGGGACGGCGGACGGCGAACTGGCCGGCGGGGTGCTCGGCACCCGGTCGTGGGACGGTCCGGCGCTGGAGCGCGGCGACCTGTTCGACCTCGCCTCGGTGACGAAGCCGATCGCCGGGCTGGCCGTCATGGCGCTGCTCGAGGAGGGCGCGCTGACGCTCGGCACCACCGTCGGCGACCTGCTGCCGTTCTTCCGCGGCTCGACCAAGGAGGCGCTGACCGCCCGCGACCTCATGCTGCACACGTCCGGGCTGCCCGGCCAGGTCCCGATGTACCGCGACCACCCGACCCGCGAGGCCATGCTCGACGGCTTGTGGACGCTGCCGCCGCGGCGGCCGCCGGGGGAGGCCGTCGAGTACTCGTCGCAGGGCCTCATGCTGCTCGGGATGATGGCCGAGGCGGCGGCGTCCGCCACCCTGGACGTCCTCGTCGAGCGGTACGTCGCGGCGCCGGCCGGTGTGTCGTCGCTGCGGTTCGCGCCCGGTCCGGGGGAGCGCGAGCGGTGCGTCGCCACCGAGGACTGCCCGTGGCGCGGCCGCGTCGTCACCGGCGAGGTGCACGACGAGAACGCCGTCGTGCTCGGCGGGGTAGCCGCGCACGCCGGGCTGTTCGGCGGCGTCGACGACCTCGCCCGGCTGGGCCGCGCGCTGCTGGCCAATCGCACCGAGCGCGTGCTGCTGCACCCGGCGACGTTCGCGGCGATGACCCGCCCGCGCACAGTGCACCTCGGCGAGGTCCGCGCGCTCACCTGGCAGGGCTACGACGACACCGGCTCACCGGCCGGCGACCTCGTGGGGCCGGCGACGTTCGGCCACACCGGGTTCACCGGCACCAGCCTGTTCGCCGACCCCGAGCTCGGCCGCTACTTCGTGCTGCTCACCAACCGCGTGCACCCCAGCCGCGCGGGCGCCGGCATCGTCGCCGTCCGCCGCGCGTTCCACAACCTCGCCGTGCTCAGCTGA
- a CDS encoding TAXI family TRAP transporter solute-binding subunit — protein MRTRVVTRLVAGLLATGNSTGVYYALGGGLAQLIGDETDITATAAETGASVQNIQQLVAGDYDLAFSLADTAADATEGTAAFDEPQPVSALGRIYPNYTQVVVRADSGITSIEDMAGRTISTGSPNSGTEVIAHRLLEAAGLDPASNVQAQRLDLTKTVDGMKDGSIDGLVWSGGLPTAAMTDLFTSMGDDIAFVDITPLLPALQEINPVYTEGEIPAETYGTDAAAADIDASVATEIDPIPLHPGAEQALGELS, from the coding sequence ATGAGAACTCGCGTCGTCACCCGGCTGGTGGCAGGACTGCTCGCGACCGGCAACTCCACCGGCGTCTACTACGCGCTCGGCGGCGGCCTGGCGCAGCTGATCGGCGACGAGACCGACATCACCGCGACGGCGGCCGAGACCGGCGCGTCGGTGCAGAACATCCAGCAGCTGGTGGCCGGCGACTACGACCTCGCCTTCTCGCTGGCCGACACCGCCGCCGACGCCACCGAGGGGACCGCCGCGTTCGACGAGCCGCAGCCGGTGTCGGCGCTCGGGCGCATCTACCCCAACTACACGCAGGTGGTGGTGCGCGCCGACTCCGGGATCACGTCGATCGAGGACATGGCCGGCAGGACCATCTCGACCGGGTCGCCGAACTCCGGCACCGAGGTCATCGCGCACCGGCTGCTGGAGGCGGCCGGCCTGGACCCCGCGAGCAACGTGCAGGCGCAGCGGCTGGACCTCACCAAGACCGTCGACGGCATGAAGGACGGCTCCATCGACGGGCTGGTGTGGTCCGGCGGCCTGCCCACCGCCGCGATGACCGACCTGTTCACGTCCATGGGCGACGACATCGCGTTCGTCGACATCACGCCGCTGCTGCCCGCGCTGCAGGAGATCAACCCCGTCTACACCGAGGGCGAGATCCCGGCCGAGACGTACGGGACGGACGCGGCGGCCGCCGACATCGACGCGTCGGTGGCGACGGAGATCGACCCGATCCCGCTTCACCCGGGCGCGGAGCAGGCCCTCGGCGAGCTCAGCTGA